The Temnothorax longispinosus isolate EJ_2023e chromosome 4, Tlon_JGU_v1, whole genome shotgun sequence genome has a window encoding:
- the LOC139812445 gene encoding ribonuclease P protein subunit p40, whose translation MLYPEIWNLEPPPHHTSVETIDYRKADVPVAVKNHYFNHSISVVLPDTVTIPQSLHNCLSEDTDYYRINKLRVSDLLNIEFIEAFVKKGEINLLTIENKIDLQNSVCLTPTGRLVLSLLADDYQALGLEGKPFAFSHKPHTRYIVRIDLTNDSFIPGKKNYERVRVALEERLKQTFDVIVSWDSPEINVCPSSVAAWFHTRNYNVCLCHQKLSQKRTKYSLTIPTYADRCSKTDTDFFEWLGVFSIDGDLSTEKEDDYANAYRCPSPSIYVGQVQYLQWTGFFTRKKIREMYDVLKQYVLSRNTLQWVSLDVQGFADSPVSFDLKEHMFFTDGDNSYTIVFRPKGEAVIRRNLSSNNKVK comes from the exons atgttATATCCAGAGATATGGAATCTCGAGCCACCGCCGCACCACACTTCCGTGGAAACGATAGATTATAGGAAAGCAGACGTGCCTGTGGCAGTGAAGAATCATTACTTCAATCATTCG ATATCCGTGGTACTTCCCGACACCGTTACCATTCCTCAAAGTTTACACAATTGTCTGTCGGAGGATACAGATTATTATCGAATAAATAAGCTGCGCGTCAGTGATCTCTTAAACATAGAGTTCATCGAGGCTTTTGTAAAGAAAG GGGAAATTAATCTTCTgacaatagaaaataaaatagacttGCAGAATTCCGTTTGTCTAACTCCGACTGGACGCTTGGTACTCTCTTTGCTGGCAGATGATTACCAAGCACTTGGTTTAGAAGGGAAACCCTTTGCCTTCAGCCACAAACCTCATACGCGCTACA TAGTGAGAATCGATTTAACAAATGATAGTTTTATTCCTGGTAAGAAGAATTATGAAAGAGTTCGAGTAGCATTGGAAGAACGACTCAAACAGACATTTGATGTTATAGTATCATGGGATTCACCAG agaTCAACGTGTGCCCGTCATCTGTAGCGGCGTGGTTTCACACCCGCAATTATAACGTCTGTCTTTGTCACCAGAAACTTTCCCAAAAAAGGACTAAATATTCATTAACGATTCCTACTTACGCAGATAGATGCAGTAAGACTGATACCGATTTCTTCGAGTGGCTTGGAGTTTTCAGCATTGATGGTGATCT gtCTACTGAAAAAGAGGACGATTATGCAAACGCATACCGGTGCCCTTCTCCTTCTATATATGTCGGACAGGTGCAGTATTTGCAGTGGACTGGATTCTTTACACGAAAAAAGATACGAGAAATGTATGATGTGTTAAAACAATATGTATTATCGCGAAATACTTTGCAGTGGGTTAGTTTAGACGTACAAGGATTTGCAGACAGTCCCGTTAGTTTCGATTTGAAAGAGCACATGTTCTTCACTGACGGAGACAATAGTTATACTATCGTATTTCGACCTAAAGGTGAAGCCGTTATACGAAGAAATTTAAGCTCTAATAACAAAGTTaagtaa
- the LOC139812443 gene encoding RNA-binding protein NOB1, which translates to MENRNKVEYLIVDTSAFIRNAALQDIGVNILTEQAVVDEITSKRQLRRLVVLPYDLKIQEAFAENIKFVTEFSKKSGDYISLSATDIKVIALTYQLEKEKVGTAHLKDVPTIRTIKSAEDKPSGDDPKLPVGFYMPKKRERKESDVDNNAEASNNTEETDVEKDITHIQIISNSAVDNATNDAEINDTEKQCTPYASASSDESQSDYETAGSDDEDKTVDLADKFSKLKCNPTDLEVEGESEGKCVVDDILAPVDTSKSDESSEDEDEDDEDDDDDDDDDDDDDDDSGWITPANVSNIKKQMDSEILEEKAATVACLTMDFAMQNVLMQMGLNVVALDGRVIKQMRTFIFRCYACFKTTSVMTKIFCPHCGNRTLKKVEVTLDENGKQQIHINFRKPLSAKGKKFSLPMPKGGKHANNPILCDDQPMPDQRPSRLARVKNNPLDDDYIAGYSPFVMRDVNSKSAMLGIRPDGAVKYWMKRNPNESKKKRK; encoded by the exons ATGGAAAATAGGAATAAAGTGGAATATCTTATCGTCGATACAAGCGCTTTCATAAGAAATGCTGCCTTGCAG gACATTGGAGTCAACATTTTGACCGAACAGGCTGTCGTCGACGAGATCACGAGCAAGAGGCAGTTGAGAAGATTGGTCGTACTGCCGTACGACTTGAAGATTCAGGAGGCTTTTGCtgaaaacattaaatttg tgACTGAATTTTCAAAGAAAAGCGGCGACTACATCAGCTTGTCTGCCACTGACATCAAAGTAATTGCGCTCACGTATCAGttggaaaaagagaaagtcgGGACAGCACATTTGAAGGACGTTCCAACGATAAGGACCATTAAATCTGCGGAAGATAAACCGAGCGGAGATGATCCTAAACTGCCAGTTGGTTTCTACATGCCGAAGAAAAGg GAGAGAAAAGAATCGGACGTGGATAACAATGCAGAAGCTTCAAATAATACGGAAGAGACTGATGTTGAAAAAGATATCACACACATACAGATTATAAGTAATTCGGCGGTAGATAATGCAACGAATGATGCAGAGATAAATGACACGGAAAAACAATGTACTCCTTACGCATCTGCATCCTCAGACGAATCACAGTCAGATTATGAAACAGCTGGGTCAGATGACGAAGACAAAACGGTTGATTTAGCTGATAAGTTTTCCAAATTAAAGTGCAATCCAACTGATTTAGAAGTAGAGGGTGAGAGCGAGGGCAAGTGTGTTGTGGATGACATTCTTGCTCCTGTCGATACGTCCAAAAGTGACGAATCGTCTGAGGATGAAGATGAGGATGACGAggatgatgacgatgatgacgatgatgacgacgatgacgacgacgacagtGGTTGGATCACACCag CGAATGTTTCCAATATAAAGAAGCAAATGGACTCGGAGATTCTCGAAGAAAAAGCTGCAACCGTCGCATGCTTAACGATGGATTTCGCGATGCAAAATGTGCTCATGCAAATGGGACTGAATGTGGTCGCACTGGATGGCAGAGTGATTAAACAGATGCGAACGTTCATATTCAGATGTTACGCCTGTTTCAAAACCACCAGCGTCATGACGAAGATTTTCTGCCCGCACTGCGGTAACAGGACGCTGAAGAAAGTCGAGGTCACGTTAGATGAGAATGGGAAACAACAGATTCACATCAATTTTCGGAAACCTCTCTCGGCCAAGGGAAAGAAG ttttcgCTACCGATGCCGAAGGGTGGAAAACACGCCAACAATCCCATTTTATGCGACGATCAACCGATGCCGGATCAACGCCCGTCACGTTTGGCGCGCGTAAAAAATAATCCGCTCGACGACGATTACATAGCTGGATACTCTCCGTTTGTTATGCGCGATGTAAATTCGAAGTCGGCTATGCTGGGCATAAGACCGGACGGTGCCGTCAAGTACTGGATGAAGAGAAACCCTAATGAATCcaaaaagaaacgaaaataa
- the Fadd gene encoding fas-associated death domain protein, whose amino-acid sequence MLERYKLLRHAFLSVAEPLIDSDALDQLKLNYAFEIDSKRKLSQVKDLKMFIRLLEKRNIMSYSDIEPFRYISKRYIHKPDLESKLEDYDSWLKTVPLLPSYKYQSDEISVLPSTSKSTGSESTCNSMYNLSQSSIESTAKLFSNSTQTLQCNSEHEEQYNLYKRKKLLQETVLLQVRDRLGRSWRDVARHLGIREYEIDAVQSKYPYDLKEQSYEILKMYMSQCNTEQWAINLIRALEKGRRRDLKELVEELILKDKNI is encoded by the exons ATGCTCGAGAGGTATAAGCTGCTTCGTCATGCCTTCCTTAGTGTAGCTGAGCCTCTCATTGACAGTGATGCCTTAGATCAACTGAAACTCAATTACGCATTTGAGATCGATTCAAAACGTAAATTGAGCCAGGTGAAGGATCTCAagatgtttataagattacTGGAAAAACGGAATATTATGAGTTACAGCGACATAGAGCCATTTCGGTACATATCAAAGAGGTATATTCACAAGCCTGACTTAGAAAGCAAATTGGAAGATTATGACAGTTGGCTGAAGACTGTGCCATTGTTACCTTCATATAAGTATCAAAGTGACGAAA TCTCGGTACTGCCGTCAACTTCAAAGTCTACAGGCTCAGAGTCCACGTGTAATTCTATGTACAATTTGTCTCAGTCATCAATAGAAAGTACAGCTAAGTTATTCAGTAATAGTACGCAGACGTTACAGTGTAATTCTGAACACGAAGAACAATATAAtctttacaaaagaaaaaaattgctacaAGAAAcag TGTTGCTGCAAGTCAGAGATAGGCTGGGTCGATCTTGGCGAGATGTAGCTAGACATTTAGGTATTAGAGAATATGAAATTGATGCTGTACAAAGTAAATATCCTTATGATTTGAAGGAGCAAAGCTACGAG ATTCTGAAAATGTATATGTCGCAATGCAACACGGAGCAATGGGCCATAAATTTGATACGTGCTTTAGAAAAAGGTAGACGGAGAGATCTTAAGGAACTTGTAGAggaattaatattgaaagataAGAATATATGA
- the Eif4e4 gene encoding eukaryotic translation initiation factor 4E isoform X2 — MRTRSAVQEIDRKQNTEVASTGEFPPEYLIKHPLQNTWTLWYYEPDRNKSWEESQREITSFDTAEDFWSLYNHIKTASELRQGCDYSMFKQGIRPMWEDDQNKDGGRWLINLDKKQRATDLDNFWLEILLCMIGEAFNEFSDDVCGAVVNVRPKGDKLGVWTSNADCADSVMEIGRKLKERLRITSKTTMGYQVHKDTAAKAGSQTKNTYTL, encoded by the exons ATGCGCACGCGATCCGCCGTACAG GAAATCGATCGTAAGCAGAATACGGAAGTAGCGAGCACCGGCGAGTTCCCACCCGAATACTTAATCAAGCATCCGCTGCAAAACACGTGGACTTTATGGTATTACGAGCCCGACAGGAATAAATCATGGGAGGAGAGCCAGCGGGAGATAACGAGCTTCGATACAGCTGAGGATTTCTGGAG cTTATACAACCACATAAAGACAGCCTCCGAGTTAAGGCAAGGTTGTGACTATAGCATGTTTAAGCAAGGAATTCGGCCTATGTGGGAGGACGATCAGAACAAGGACGGCGGACGATGGCTAATAAATCTAGATAAGAAGCAAAGGGCTACGGATCTAGATAATTTTTGGTTAGAAATTCTGCTCTGTATGATCGGGGAAGCCTTCAACGAGTTTTCCGACGACGTTTGCGGAGCTGTTGTAAATGTCAGGCCAAAAGGAGACAAACTCGGTGTCTGGACATCGAATGCGGATTGCGCGGATAGTGTTATGGAAATTGG CCGAAAACTGAAGGAAAGATTAAGGATTACGTCTAAAACGACCATGGGATACCAGGTACATAAAGATACCGCGGCCAAAGCTGGCAGtcaaacaaaaaatacttataCACTTTAA
- the Eif4e4 gene encoding eukaryotic translation initiation factor 4E isoform X1, translating to MATSITEEIEEIDRKQNTEVASTGEFPPEYLIKHPLQNTWTLWYYEPDRNKSWEESQREITSFDTAEDFWSLYNHIKTASELRQGCDYSMFKQGIRPMWEDDQNKDGGRWLINLDKKQRATDLDNFWLEILLCMIGEAFNEFSDDVCGAVVNVRPKGDKLGVWTSNADCADSVMEIGRKLKERLRITSKTTMGYQVHKDTAAKAGSQTKNTYTL from the exons ATGGCTACGAGCATCACGGAGGAAATCGAG GAAATCGATCGTAAGCAGAATACGGAAGTAGCGAGCACCGGCGAGTTCCCACCCGAATACTTAATCAAGCATCCGCTGCAAAACACGTGGACTTTATGGTATTACGAGCCCGACAGGAATAAATCATGGGAGGAGAGCCAGCGGGAGATAACGAGCTTCGATACAGCTGAGGATTTCTGGAG cTTATACAACCACATAAAGACAGCCTCCGAGTTAAGGCAAGGTTGTGACTATAGCATGTTTAAGCAAGGAATTCGGCCTATGTGGGAGGACGATCAGAACAAGGACGGCGGACGATGGCTAATAAATCTAGATAAGAAGCAAAGGGCTACGGATCTAGATAATTTTTGGTTAGAAATTCTGCTCTGTATGATCGGGGAAGCCTTCAACGAGTTTTCCGACGACGTTTGCGGAGCTGTTGTAAATGTCAGGCCAAAAGGAGACAAACTCGGTGTCTGGACATCGAATGCGGATTGCGCGGATAGTGTTATGGAAATTGG CCGAAAACTGAAGGAAAGATTAAGGATTACGTCTAAAACGACCATGGGATACCAGGTACATAAAGATACCGCGGCCAAAGCTGGCAGtcaaacaaaaaatacttataCACTTTAA
- the LOC139812131 gene encoding uncharacterized protein — MSRFLLLFSQVFILFLSARASSEVKEPTCQDNGNVTTLQRFGYNVCHYKGVLIEVTPQSRFKDRLNLMNLGLLAIQENAFKNVSATYLVLSSNQISVLKRESFRGLPNLESLSLDGNVVPLSGYLFADLRHLRLLSLGSNEINSIPKDSFAGLSSLKSLSLGGNDIEAIEVEFFSSLNPGLLFLWLHRNKISRVAPDSFAGLTELNSLDLSYNRLEDLPSGAFRGLNKLEYLYLNNNRITSVSRSFLRDLVGLERLYLQQNGISALEPDTFRDLSQLEQLDLSGNKLSHIVVGTFAGLSNLVDITLSDNGVHTVDNGTFADLVKLRGLYFDGNNFTEIKNEFRGLPNLKYLSLNSNVVPLSGYMFADLRHLWLLSLESNKINSIPKDSFAGLSNLGILKLDHNDIEAIEAEFFAGLTELNCLCLNDNRLEDLPSGAFRGLNKLEELYLNDNRITSVSRSLLRDLVGLKRLYLQQNEISALEPGTFGDLSQLTQLHLSGNKLSHIAVGTFAGLSNLKSIYLSDNKIQTVDNGTFTGLVKLRYLFFGGNNFTEIDKEVSGLPYVTVYLSTRYKTRNCNCVRVTRLGASTDSNSLAMSRFLLLFSQVVILFLSARASSEVKKPTCQNNGNVTTLQRLGYNISHYKGVLVEVTQIEDRNANLIYLNLWAIRENAFKNVSATGLDLSSNRISVLKRESFRGLPNLESLSLNGNVVPLSGYLFADLRHLRSLSLGSNEINLIPNDSFAGLSKLTYLDLGGNDIEAIETESFSSLNPRLQFLKLNKNKISRVAPDSFAGLTEMNSLDLDYNRIEDLPSGAFRGLNKLEDLYLRNNWITSVSRSLLCDLIGLKRLDLQRNEISALEPDTFRDLSQLELLDLSGNKLSHIVVGTFAGLSNLKDIKLFDNGIHTVDNGTFADLFKLRDLYFDGNNFTEIKNEFRGLPNLKYLSLNGNVVPLSGYMFADLRHLWLLSLKSNKINSIPKDSFAGLSNLGILKLDHNDIEAIEAEFFAGLTELIFLYLNDNRLEDLPSGAFQGLNKLEELYLNENRITSVSRSLLRDLISLESLYLQRNEISALEPDTFRNLSQLKELDLSGNKLSHIVVGTFAGLFNLGRLYLQRNEISALEPDTFRNLSQLKELDLSGNKLSHIVVGTFAGLSNLENIKLSDNGIHTVDNGTFTGLVKLRYLVFGGNNFTEIDKEVSGLPHVTVF, encoded by the exons ATGTCGCGGTTTCTTCTGCTCTTTTCGCAAGTCTTTATCCTGTTTCTCTCGGCGCGAGCCTCGTCGGAGGTGAAGGAGCCGACCTGCCAAGACAACGGCAACGTTACAACGTTACAACGTTTCGGTTACAACGTTTGCCACTACAAGGGGGTCCTCATCGAAGTGACGCCGCAAAGTCGCTTCAAGGACCGCCTGAACCTCATGAACCTGGGTCTCTTGGCGATTCAAGAGAATGCCTTCAAGAACGTGTCGGCGACATACTTGGTTCTGAGTAGCAACCAGATATCCGTGCTGAAGAGAGAATCTTTCCGCGGTTTGCCCAACTTGGAGAGCCTCTCCTTGGACGGCAATGTGGTACCGTTATCGGGGTACTTGTTCGCAGATTTGAGACACCTGCGGTTGCTGTCGTTGGGGTCCAACGAGATCAATTCGATACCTAAGGACTCGTTCGCCGGGCTGTCAAGCTTGAAAAGTCTCTCCCTGGGTGGCAACGATATCGAAGCGATCGAGGTGGAATTCTTCTCGAGTCTTAATCCCGGACTGCTGTTCCTTTGGCTCCacagaaataaaatctctCGCGTCGCGCCGGATTCCTTCGCCGGGTTAACCGAATTGAATAGCCTCGACTTGAGCTACAATCGGCTAGAGGACTTGCCGAGCGGTGCCTTTCGAGGATTGAACAAGCTGGAGtatctttacttaaataaCAATCGGATAACAAGCGTCTCCAGGTCGTTCCTTCGCGACTTGGTCGGTCTGGAGAGACTCTATCTTCAGCAGAACGGGATCAGCGCTCTCGAGCCGGATACGTTCAGGGATCTATCTCAGCTGGAACAACTGGACCTGAGCGGAAACAAACTGTCTCACATTGTAGTCGGCACTTTTGCCGGGCTCTCCAATCTGGTAGACATCACGCTGTCCGACAATGGCGTCCACACGGTCGACAATGGCACTTTCGCTGATCTCGTCAAACTGCGAGGTCTCTACTTTGATGGCAACAACTTCACCGAAATCAAAAATGAGTTCCGCGGTTTGCCCAACTTGAAGTACCTCTCCTTGAACAGCAATGTGGTACCGTTATCGGGATACATGTTCGCGGATTTGAGACACCTGTGGTTGCTGTCGTTGGAATCCAACAAGATCAATTCGATACCGAAGGACTCGTTCGCCGGGCTGTCAAACTTGGGAATTCTCAAACTGGATCACAACGATATCGAAGCGATCGAGGCGGAATTCTTTGCCGGGTTAACTGAACTGAATTGCCTCTGCTTGAACGACAATCGGCTAGAGGACTTGCCGAGCGGTGCCTTTCGAGGATTGAACAAGCTGGAGGAACTTTACTTAAATGACAATCGGATAACAAGCGTCTCCAGGTCGCTCCTCCGCGACTTGGTCGGTCTGAAGAGACTCTATCTTCAGCAGAACGAGATCAGCGCTCTCGAGCCGGGAACTTTCGGGGATCTGTCTCAGCTGACACAACTGCACCTGAGCGGCAACAAACTGTCTCACATTGCAGTCGGCACTTTTGCCGGACTCTCCAATCTGAAATCCATCTATCTGTCCGACAATAAGATCCAGACAGTGGATAATGGCACTTTCACTGGTCTTGTCAAACTGCGATATCTGTTCTTCGGTGGCAACAACTTCACTGAAATCGACAAAGAAGTCAGCGGGCTCCCATATGTCacagtttat CTCTCCACGAGATACAAAACTCGTAATTGCAATTGCGTCCGTGTCACTCGGTTAGGCGCGTCGACTGATTCGAACTCTCTAGCCATGTCGCGGTTTCTTCTGCTCTTTTCGCAAGTCGTTATCCTGTTCCTCTCGGCGAGGGCCTCGTCGGAGGTGAAAAAGCCGACTTGCCAGAACAACGGCAACGTTACAACGTTACAACGTCTTGGTTACAACATTTCCCACTACAAAGGGGTCCTCGTCGAAGTGACGCAAATCGAAGACCGAAACGCGAACCTCATTTACCTGAACCTCTGGGCGATTCGAGAGAATGCCTTCAAGAACGTGTCGGCGACAGGCTTGGATCTGAGTAGCAACCGGATATCCGTGCTGAAGAGGGAATCCTTCCGCGGTTTGCCCAACTTGGAGAGCCTCTCCTTGAACGGCAATGTTGTACCGTTATCGGGGTACTTGTTCGCGGATTTGAGACACCTGCGGTCGCTGTCGTTGGGGTCCAACGAGATCAATTTGATACCGAATGATTCGTTCGCCGGGCTGTCAAAATTGACATATCTCGACTTAGGTGGCAACGACATCGAAGCGATCGAAACGGAATCCTTCTCGAGTCTTAATCCCAGACTGCAGTTCCTTAAGCTCAACAAGAATAAAATCTCTCGCGTCGCGCCGGATTCCTTCGCCGGGTTAACTGAAATGAATAGCCTCGACTTGGACTACAATCGGATAGAGGACTTGCCGAGCGGTGCCTTTCGAGGATTGAACAAGTTGGAGGATCTTTACTTAAGAAACAATTGGATAACAAGCGTCTCCAGGTCGCTCCTTTGCGACTTGATCGGTCTGAAGAGACTCGATCTTCAGCGGAACGAGATCAGCGCTCTCGAGCCGGATACGTTCAGGGATCTATCTCAGCTGGAACTACTGGACCTGAGCGGAAACAAACTGTCTCACATTGTAGTTGGCACTTTTGCCGGGCTCTCCAATCTGAAAGACATTAAGCTGTTCGACAATGGCATCCACACGGTGGACAATGGCACTTTCGCTGATCTCTTCAAACTGCGAGATCTCTACTTTGATGGCAACAACTTCACCGAAATCAAAAATGAATTCCGCGGTTTGCCCAACTTGAAGTACCTCTCTTTGAACGGCAATGTAGTACCGTTATCGGGGTACATGTTTGCGGATTTGAGACACCTGTGGTTGCTGTCGTTGAAATCCAACAAGATCAATTCGATACCAAAGGACTCGTTCGCCGGACTGTCAAACTTGGGAATTCTCAAACTGGATCACAACGATATCGAAGCAATCGAGGCGGAATTCTTCGCCGGGTTAACTGAACTGATTTTCCTCTACTTGAACGACAATCGGCTAGAGGACTTGCCGAGCGGTGCCTTTCAAGGATTGAACAAGCTAGAGGAACTTTACTTAAATGAAAATAGGATAACAAGCGTCTCCAGGTCGCTCCTTCGCGACTTGATCAGTCTGGAGAGTCTCTATCTTCAGCGGAACGAGATCAGCGCTCTCGAGCCGGATACGTTCAGGAATCTGTCTCAACTGAAAGAACTGGACCTGAGCGGCAACAAACTGTCTCACATTGTAGTCGGCACTTTTGCCGGGCTCTTCAATCTGGGGAGACTCTATCTTCAGCGGAACGAGATCAGCGCTCTCGAGCCGGATACGTTCAGGAATCTGTCTCAACTGAAAGAACTGGACCTGAGCGGCAACAAACTGTCTCACATTGTAGTCGGCACTTTTGCCGGGCTCTCCAATCTGGAAAACATCAAGCTGTCGGACAATGGCATCCACACGGTGGATAATGGCACTTTCACTGGTCTTGTCAAACTGCGATATCTGGTCTTCGGTGGCAACAACTTCACTGAAATCGACAAAGAAGTCAGCGGCCTCCCACATGTCACAGTTTTTTAA